The Phaeobacter sp. A36a-5a genomic interval GCTTTTTTGCAGTTTCTTCAGCGGATCCTCGGGCTGGTTCAGCAGCAGCGGAATCGCCAGCAGGATCATGAAGAGGCCGATCAGCCCGACCACCAGAAGCGGGCCGAAGGGGCCAAGATGGGAGGTCAGCAGGTCGTTGATATCGCTCAGGGATGTCATGATTATTGCCTCACACCTTGATGTTCGTCAGCATCCGCATGACGAAGAGGTTGACGGTCAGCATGGCGCCCACAACAAAGCAGGCGGGAATGAACCAGGGATGGTCGATCACGCTGTCGTAATAGCCCGGATCCTTAGCCAGGATGCCGCCCAGACAGAACAGCGGAAAGCCGGAGAGGAATTTGCCGGACCACTGCGCCTCGGCGGTGATGGCCTTCACGCGGCGGAACAGACGGAAGCGGGCGCGGATCACCTTGGCCAGACCGGCCAGCACCTCGGCGAGGTTACCACCGGATTGCTGCTGGATGGTGACGGCCACGGCAAGGAAGCGCATGTCCTGCATGTCCAGACGTTCGGCCATTTCCTTCAGCGCCTCGCCGACATCGCGGCCATAGGCGCTTTCGTCGGCGATCACGCCAAATTCCGTGGCCAGCGGGTCTTCGACCTCATTGGCGACGATCTGCACGGCAGAGGAAAACGGATGGCCGACGCGCAGGGAGCGCACCATCAGTTCGACCGCATCGGGCAACTGTTCTTCGATCATCGCCATGCGTTTTGCGGCTTTTTTGTTGACCCAGAAGAACACGGCGCCGACGCCGATGATCACCGAGGCCAGCAGCCGCAGCGGCAGTTCGGCGCTGGTGCCGACGCTGAGACCGACAAAGGCGATGGCCGCGACGCCGCCCATGATCATGATCAGCTGGCGCGGTGAGAAGGCGATGGCCGCTTTCTGAGCGCGTTCAGCCAGAAGGGAATAGAGCGGGATCGACTTGGCGCTCATATGCTGGCGCATTTCCTTGCGCAGCTGTTCCAGCACCTGTTCGCGGTTGCCGCCTTTGTCCATCATTTCCAGACGGCGGTTCACGCGGCTGTTGAGGCTGATGGATTTGCCGAATGTCACCAGGTAGAGACCTTCGACCAGCACCAAGACGCCGATGAAGATCAGGCCGTAGATGATCGGTTCTGCACTCAGTTGCATCAGCGGGCCTCCATCACGGTGGGTTCATAGATCGACGCGGGCAGGTCATAGCCCCAGAGGCGGAAGCGCTCGGAGTAGTGGCTGCGCACGCCGGTGGCGGTGAAATGGCCGATGATCTTGTTGTCGGGTGTCAGACCGACGCGCTGGAAGCGGAAGATTTCCTGCATCGAGATCACATCGCCCTCCATGCCGGTGATTTCGGTGATCGAGGTCATGCGGCGCGACCCGTCCTGAAGGCGCGAGGCCTGCACGATGATGTTGACCGCCGATGCGATCTGGCTGCGTACCGCCTTGATCGGCATTTCGATGCCGGCCATGGCGATCATGTTTTCCAGGCGCGAGATGCCGTCGCGGGCGGAGTTGGCGTGGATCGTGGTCATGGACCCGTCGTGGCCGGTGTTCATCGCCTGCAACATGTCGATGACCTCCTCGCCGCGGGTCTCGCCCACGATGATCCGGTCCGGGCGCATCCGCAGGGCGTTCTTGAGACAGTCGCGGGGGGAAACCTCGCCGCGACCCTCGACGTTGGGCGGGCGGCTTTCCATCCGGCCAACATGGGTCTGTTGCAGCTGAAGTTCCGCCGTATCCTCGATGGTCAGGATGCGTTCGGCATTGTCGATGAAGGACGACAGCGCATTGAGCGTGGTGGTCTTACCAGAGCCGGTCCCGCCGGAAACGATGACATTCAGGCGCGTGGAGACAGCGGCCTGAAGATAGGCGGCCATCTCTTCGGTGAAGGCGCCGAAGCCGACCAGATCGTCAATGCCAAGCTTGTCCTTTTTGAATTTACGGATCGACACCAGCGAGCCATCGACCGCGACGGGCGGCACCATGGCGTTAAAGCGCGAGCCGTCGGCAAGACGGGCGTCCACGTAAGGGTTGCTTTCATCGACACGGCGACCCACGGCGGAGACGATCTTGTCGATGATCCGCATCAGGTGCTTTTCATCCTTGAATGTGACATCCGACATCTGCAGCTTGCCGTCGCGTTCGACAAAAACCTGATGCGGGCCGTTCACAAGGATATCGTTGACCGTATCGTCCTGAAGCAGGGTTTCCAGCGGGCCAAGGCCGGTGACCTCGTCATAGAGCTCCTTGGTCAGGGTCTGGCGGTCCTCACGGTTGAGAACGATGCCTTTTTCCTCAAGGATTTCGGTGGCGATGGAGGAAATCTCGGCGCGCAGTTCCGCCTCGCTCGCGCGTTCCAGTGCTGCGAGATTCAGGTTGTCCAGCAGCTCGCGGTGGAGCTGGATCTTGATCTCACCCATCCGCTCCTTGCGCTTGCGTTCCTTGTCCGCCGGGGCGGCCTCGGCGGGAGTGCCGACCATTGGTCGGCGCATGGAGACGGCCGGGGCGGCTTTTTGCGGGGCGGGCGTGGCCACGGGCGCCGGCTGCGCCGCAGCGCGGGGGGTGGCGGATTGTTTTTTATACTTCGAGAACATGAAAGGAACGCCCCTGGTTAAATCTGGGTTCAGGCCGCCGCAGCGTCGCTTTGACCGAGGTCATGCAGCGATTGGGCCAGTTTCAGAACTTCCTTGCGTAGTGGGTTCTTGGCGGCCGAGCTGGCCAGCGGGGTGCCGTGGTCGCAGGCCTGCGCAACCTGTTTGCCGCCGTCGGGCAGCTGCAGGTCGATGGAAATGCCCAAGGATTCCGCCATACGCTTGACGCGGCTCTTGCCGCTGAGGTCGGTGAACTTCGGTGCGCGGTTCAATGCGAAGCGCAGCTTTTCAAACGGCAGCTCCTCCGATTGCAGAGCGCGTTTCAGGCGCAGCGCATTCTGCGCCGACCGCATGTCCAGCTCGACCATGGAGAAGTAGACATGCGCCATATTGAGAACGGTTTCAGACCATTGCACCAGCGTGTGGGGCATGTCGATGACGACAAAATCAAAATGGCTGCGCGCCAGCGTTACCACCCGTTCGATATCTTCGGGGGTGATGAATTCCAGCGGGATCATATCCACCGGCGCCGTCAGCACCTGTAGTTTGTCCTCATAGGTGACCAGCGCCTGGCCAAAGATGTCTTCGTCGAGATTCTCGGTATCGCTCAGCATCTCCATCACCACCTCGCGGCGCGGCAGGTCGAGATAGGTTGCGACGGACCCGTATTGCAGGTCAAAATCCAGAAGGCAGACGCGCGGGGTCTCCGATGTGGAAAGCTGCGCCAGCTCCCAGGCGAGATTTACCGCCAGCGTGGTTGAACCGCTGCCGCCGGCCAGACCGTGGCAGACGATGACCGCGCCGTCGCGCTGGCTGCCGGTTTTCAGAGCGTGCTGCGGTTGGGCGGTGCGTTCGGCCTCGGCCAGGCGCAGCCGTTCGATGGCGGCCTGCAGCTCCCCCTCGGGCAGCGGGTAGGGGATGAATTCATCGGCCCCCTGGCGCAGCAGGCTGTGCAGTGCGGCGGGGGTCACGTCCTCGGCAATCAGGATCACCTTGATATTGCGGGACTTTGCCTCGGTGATGATGGTGCCCATCAATTGCAGATTGTCTTCGTCGGCGCTGTCCAGCGCCAGCGCCACAAATTCCAGCGCTTCGGCTTCACTCTGGTTGAAGAAGGC includes:
- a CDS encoding type II secretion system F family protein, with amino-acid sequence MQLSAEPIIYGLIFIGVLVLVEGLYLVTFGKSISLNSRVNRRLEMMDKGGNREQVLEQLRKEMRQHMSAKSIPLYSLLAERAQKAAIAFSPRQLIMIMGGVAAIAFVGLSVGTSAELPLRLLASVIIGVGAVFFWVNKKAAKRMAMIEEQLPDAVELMVRSLRVGHPFSSAVQIVANEVEDPLATEFGVIADESAYGRDVGEALKEMAERLDMQDMRFLAVAVTIQQQSGGNLAEVLAGLAKVIRARFRLFRRVKAITAEAQWSGKFLSGFPLFCLGGILAKDPGYYDSVIDHPWFIPACFVVGAMLTVNLFVMRMLTNIKV
- a CDS encoding CpaF family protein → MFSKYKKQSATPRAAAQPAPVATPAPQKAAPAVSMRRPMVGTPAEAAPADKERKRKERMGEIKIQLHRELLDNLNLAALERASEAELRAEISSIATEILEEKGIVLNREDRQTLTKELYDEVTGLGPLETLLQDDTVNDILVNGPHQVFVERDGKLQMSDVTFKDEKHLMRIIDKIVSAVGRRVDESNPYVDARLADGSRFNAMVPPVAVDGSLVSIRKFKKDKLGIDDLVGFGAFTEEMAAYLQAAVSTRLNVIVSGGTGSGKTTTLNALSSFIDNAERILTIEDTAELQLQQTHVGRMESRPPNVEGRGEVSPRDCLKNALRMRPDRIIVGETRGEEVIDMLQAMNTGHDGSMTTIHANSARDGISRLENMIAMAGIEMPIKAVRSQIASAVNIIVQASRLQDGSRRMTSITEITGMEGDVISMQEIFRFQRVGLTPDNKIIGHFTATGVRSHYSERFRLWGYDLPASIYEPTVMEAR
- a CDS encoding AAA family ATPase, translated to MSSGMPQTEANAIVACTISRDVQNFDLLIEDMEATMGEAWGDLGFTEALAFFNQSEAEALEFVALALDSADEDNLQLMGTIITEAKSRNIKVILIAEDVTPAALHSLLRQGADEFIPYPLPEGELQAAIERLRLAEAERTAQPQHALKTGSQRDGAVIVCHGLAGGSGSTTLAVNLAWELAQLSTSETPRVCLLDFDLQYGSVATYLDLPRREVVMEMLSDTENLDEDIFGQALVTYEDKLQVLTAPVDMIPLEFITPEDIERVVTLARSHFDFVVIDMPHTLVQWSETVLNMAHVYFSMVELDMRSAQNALRLKRALQSEELPFEKLRFALNRAPKFTDLSGKSRVKRMAESLGISIDLQLPDGGKQVAQACDHGTPLASSAAKNPLRKEVLKLAQSLHDLGQSDAAAA